A section of the Zavarzinella sp. genome encodes:
- a CDS encoding DUF58 domain-containing protein, giving the protein MLTEEMLQQVRRIHLQAKKLVQSRLSGDYRSIFKGSGLIFDEVREYQPGDDVRTIDWNVTARMNQPFIKRFSEEREQTLCIVVDVSTSHDFGSRVRTKRTVAAEMAAVLALSAMANNDQVGLILGSTDLELFLQPGRGHSHMLRLVREILFFQPKHPGGSLANLLANTHRLLPKRAIVVLFSDFIDQHYQKELRIAAHRHDLIAVRITDPLEQQLPTIGWCTLRDAETQQQVVLNLSDRQVQAEILRSIQKISENTSNSCRTVGVDLLEVSTTDDHFAKLVDLFARREQRIRKHRQ; this is encoded by the coding sequence GTGCTGACAGAAGAAATGCTTCAGCAGGTGCGGCGAATCCACCTGCAGGCCAAAAAACTGGTTCAATCCCGCCTCAGTGGGGATTATCGCTCGATTTTCAAAGGCAGTGGGCTGATTTTCGACGAAGTTCGCGAATATCAGCCCGGCGATGATGTGCGTACCATCGACTGGAATGTTACCGCACGGATGAACCAGCCATTTATTAAAAGATTCTCAGAAGAGCGAGAGCAAACTCTGTGTATTGTGGTGGATGTCAGCACTAGCCACGATTTTGGTTCCCGCGTCCGGACGAAACGCACCGTTGCTGCGGAAATGGCAGCCGTATTGGCGTTGAGTGCGATGGCCAATAACGATCAGGTGGGACTGATTCTGGGCAGCACCGATCTGGAATTGTTTCTGCAACCTGGGCGTGGGCATTCCCACATGTTACGATTGGTGCGGGAAATCCTGTTCTTTCAACCGAAGCACCCTGGCGGTTCGCTAGCGAACCTGCTGGCGAATACGCACCGATTGCTTCCCAAACGAGCCATTGTGGTGCTGTTCAGCGATTTCATCGATCAGCACTACCAGAAAGAGCTTCGTATTGCGGCCCACCGTCACGATCTGATTGCCGTCCGAATTACCGATCCACTGGAACAACAACTCCCCACCATCGGGTGGTGCACGCTACGCGATGCGGAAACACAACAGCAAGTGGTGCTCAACCTCTCCGATCGCCAGGTTCAAGCCGAAATATTGCGATCAATTCAGAAAATTTCAGAAAATACCTCAAATTCCTGCCGCACGGTGGGTGTTGATCTATTGGAAGTTTCAACCACCGACGACCATTTTGCGAAATTGGTGGATTTGTTTGCCCGCCGAGAACAACGAATCAGGAAACATCGCCAGTGA
- a CDS encoding arylsulfatase yields the protein MNIFLSKQVLCILAIMGAVLFAAPLSSAEPAATRLPNIVILYADDMGYGDLGVQNPQSKIPTPNLDRLATQGMRFTDAHSSSGICTPSRYALLQGRYHWRKFHGIVNSFDQPILDDEKQTIAEMLKTKGYSTACIGKWHLGWDWNAIKKAGVKPKGNVGYAPTDFDWSKPIPGGPLSHGFDYYFGDDVPNFPPYAWFENDRVITVPTVSLTTTAKTAEGSWEARKGPSVKDWDFWAVMPELTKKAEQWLGKQQADKPFLLYMPFTSPHAPIVPTKEFTGKSKANGYGDFMVQTDDTVGRILAALEKHGFEKNTLVIFTADNGPERYAYDRIKNFQHRSMGPLRGLKRDLWEGGHRVPFIVKWPGVVPEGKVNDALISQVDLFATIASVVGSQIPAGSAEDSYDQLSTFKGIGTSPRKTIIHNTNANGYAVRHEDWVLIDAKSGGISAVPAWFNQENGYPKNNQPGELYNLANDLAQKQNLYEKMPEKVAELKKILSAVRAKGQVR from the coding sequence ATGAACATTTTCCTCTCGAAACAAGTGCTTTGCATTCTGGCAATAATGGGTGCCGTTTTGTTCGCAGCACCACTCAGCAGTGCGGAGCCGGCAGCCACCCGATTGCCAAATATCGTCATCCTTTATGCCGATGACATGGGATATGGCGACCTGGGTGTTCAGAACCCACAATCGAAGATTCCCACGCCCAATCTGGATCGATTAGCAACACAGGGAATGCGATTTACAGATGCCCACAGTTCTTCCGGGATCTGTACCCCCAGTCGCTATGCACTACTGCAAGGGCGGTATCACTGGCGGAAGTTTCACGGGATCGTGAATTCGTTTGATCAACCAATTCTGGATGATGAAAAGCAGACAATTGCCGAAATGCTGAAAACAAAAGGCTACAGCACCGCCTGCATTGGCAAGTGGCATCTGGGCTGGGATTGGAATGCGATCAAAAAAGCTGGTGTGAAACCAAAAGGAAATGTGGGATATGCCCCTACAGATTTTGATTGGAGTAAGCCAATTCCCGGTGGGCCACTGTCCCACGGATTCGATTATTATTTTGGCGATGATGTGCCGAACTTCCCGCCTTACGCCTGGTTTGAAAACGATCGAGTGATCACTGTGCCCACTGTTTCTTTGACAACCACGGCAAAAACTGCAGAAGGCAGTTGGGAAGCCCGCAAAGGACCATCGGTGAAGGACTGGGATTTCTGGGCAGTGATGCCGGAATTGACCAAAAAAGCGGAGCAGTGGTTAGGCAAACAGCAGGCAGATAAACCATTTTTGTTATACATGCCGTTTACTTCGCCCCACGCACCGATTGTGCCAACGAAGGAATTTACAGGCAAATCCAAGGCCAACGGCTACGGCGACTTCATGGTACAGACTGATGACACGGTGGGCCGAATCCTCGCAGCATTGGAGAAACATGGCTTTGAGAAAAACACCCTGGTGATCTTCACCGCAGATAACGGCCCGGAACGGTATGCGTATGATCGCATCAAAAATTTTCAGCACCGCAGTATGGGGCCGCTACGTGGGCTGAAAAGAGACTTATGGGAAGGTGGGCATCGCGTGCCTTTCATTGTGAAGTGGCCAGGCGTGGTTCCTGAAGGCAAAGTAAACGATGCACTGATCAGCCAGGTTGATCTTTTTGCCACCATCGCCAGCGTGGTTGGTTCGCAGATCCCTGCGGGATCAGCAGAAGATAGCTACGATCAACTCTCCACTTTCAAAGGAATCGGCACCAGCCCACGGAAAACGATCATTCACAATACTAATGCCAATGGTTATGCCGTCCGGCACGAAGATTGGGTGTTGATCGATGCGAAATCAGGCGGTATCAGTGCGGTTCCCGCCTGGTTCAACCAGGAAAACGGCTACCCCAAAAACAACCAGCCAGGCGAACTGTACAATCTGGCAAATGATCTCGCCCAAAAACAGAACCTCTACGAAAAAATGCCAGAGAAGGTGGCTGAACTGAAAAAGATTCTTAGTGCGGTGCGTGCAAAAGGTCAGGTTCGTTAA
- a CDS encoding DUF4261 domain-containing protein gives MMGLFSRFFGQTGSDDQHSALTANPKIEKSLSLQVLFDGQFRLQSKKMTDALRSYHYSMSATRCEIDSALAEEGTIIGLVGWGKHVVRLVGFNLPMPAEPVESCIAPSHYPKKLKNRARAHSSHVLLYYVGYVKSPHEQYVALASVAGALSQLGAIVVLNEDACTSFPAAALSGADISGDIVELLRTLPLLVLYCGFVKYEVEGTSGVWMRTYGAHLLALPDFAVYASDHEEGQKYFDIFENIFSYLWESDAQLKAGHTMQVGTTEYLRFRKRTKKEYFLDSEGELLVVEIIGPDEINA, from the coding sequence ATGATGGGTTTGTTCTCACGGTTTTTTGGTCAAACAGGTTCTGACGATCAACATTCAGCCTTGACTGCGAATCCAAAGATCGAAAAGTCACTAAGCCTTCAGGTTCTCTTTGATGGACAATTCCGATTGCAGTCAAAAAAAATGACAGATGCACTACGGTCATACCACTACTCGATGTCAGCAACACGATGTGAGATTGATTCAGCTCTCGCCGAAGAAGGTACCATCATTGGACTTGTAGGCTGGGGAAAACATGTTGTCAGACTGGTAGGATTCAATTTGCCAATGCCTGCAGAACCTGTTGAATCATGTATTGCCCCATCCCACTACCCAAAGAAATTAAAAAACCGTGCAAGGGCACACAGTAGTCATGTGTTGCTCTATTATGTCGGATACGTTAAATCACCGCATGAACAATATGTCGCTCTTGCATCAGTAGCTGGTGCATTATCTCAGCTTGGTGCCATAGTAGTGCTTAATGAGGACGCATGCACATCGTTTCCTGCTGCAGCATTATCTGGGGCGGACATTAGTGGCGATATCGTTGAACTATTGCGAACATTACCACTATTGGTCCTTTACTGTGGATTCGTTAAATACGAAGTCGAAGGTACATCTGGAGTATGGATGCGAACTTACGGAGCACATCTCTTGGCGCTCCCTGATTTTGCGGTTTATGCCTCTGATCACGAAGAAGGCCAGAAGTATTTTGACATCTTTGAGAATATATTTTCATATCTCTGGGAATCAGATGCTCAACTAAAAGCAGGCCATACCATGCAGGTTGGCACCACAGAATACTTGCGATTTCGCAAGCGAACTAAGAAAGAATATTTTCTCGACAGTGAGGGGGAGTTGCTTGTTGTAGAGATCATTGGCCCGGATGAAATTAACGCATAA
- the bfr gene encoding bacterioferritin, translated as MKGKPEIIDALNAALTIELTAINQYFVQSKMCKDWGYMKLAAKHWEESMGEMKHADMIIDRILFLEGVPEIARYDVIRVGTDVKEQFVNDLALESKGAAAYNAGIALAVQLGDNATRDLMERILVDSEEHIDWLETQLNLIENVGLSNYLAHNMSGDAE; from the coding sequence ATGAAAGGGAAACCAGAAATAATTGACGCGTTGAACGCCGCACTGACCATCGAACTGACCGCGATTAACCAGTATTTTGTGCAATCGAAAATGTGCAAAGACTGGGGCTATATGAAGTTAGCTGCCAAGCACTGGGAAGAATCGATGGGCGAGATGAAACACGCCGATATGATTATTGACCGCATTCTGTTTCTGGAAGGGGTGCCGGAAATTGCCCGCTACGATGTGATCCGCGTGGGCACCGACGTGAAAGAGCAGTTTGTCAACGATCTGGCACTGGAATCGAAGGGTGCAGCAGCGTACAACGCCGGTATTGCCCTGGCTGTTCAATTGGGCGATAACGCCACTCGCGACTTAATGGAGCGGATTCTGGTTGATTCGGAAGAACATATCGACTGGCTGGAAACGCAATTAAACTTAATCGAAAACGTGGGACTGTCCAACTACCTGGCACACAATATGTCGGGTGATGCGGAATAA
- a CDS encoding trypsin-like peptidase domain-containing protein, with product MNAATSRVIKQFESLLLPGSKKVLRIFACTLLLIYLQTSLYADGLTAESLKKLKAASVFIKVRSNYAFGTGSGFIVYKNSKTGYIATNAHVVMPTLKAEKIESIDIVLNSGRPSEEKTISGSVVFSDKQSDLAILRIESENIPEPLSMIDKVDPIETMTVYALGFPFGKLVAGSNRNPSITISKGAVTSLREDDDGKLELIQIDADINPGCSGGPVVDEKGRLIGISKAGIIGTNVNVIVPKYKLNKIAQGSLTRNTLKIVSHDEQTISYLLTAEFLDPFKQINKCTLLYFPADEDGLKLAREWDASNPGKTIENHKFCKSYEIEIVEGKAAVTIKTPRSTGIVNKSFVAVKYYVDSKLFVSEPELVINKLSAQVGSILFTPSKQEFRTSISKLLPLKPIISKSLCDLKTEDLATDEDSPRGPYSKSFYYEACAVWSTDYQHFFVLNPSKGILYKLDFQSLSIIKELSFNSICAWLSVCDDGLLVTGSEKNEIYIVDPVNLKTTRTIKMRKGHRAVSQYGLKHIYVAHITNIGESSLYIYEIKTGQLLRVLHSRSMPAGTTFENLDMSKSGEFIYTSNRFFMSQYPVSGSILDSPIKLKTTTSGERGFQISSIGNFVTVSSSADTRPGVTKSTLLLSDASFPEPVVVLPMDALNISLHDDKKFFIMNARIITEANLGVRFDFNGKAIESYGIQSKIGVTPIVVQYLIHPKSSQIVCIAEHHAARRCEVVIHKLGQTK from the coding sequence TTGAACGCTGCAACAAGCCGTGTTATAAAGCAGTTTGAAAGTTTGCTACTGCCTGGGAGTAAAAAAGTGCTTCGAATATTTGCCTGTACTCTTTTGTTAATTTATCTGCAAACGTCTCTTTATGCTGATGGATTGACTGCAGAATCTCTGAAAAAACTCAAGGCTGCAAGCGTATTTATCAAGGTAAGATCGAATTATGCGTTTGGTACTGGATCTGGGTTTATCGTTTACAAGAATAGTAAAACTGGATATATCGCAACAAATGCACATGTAGTAATGCCAACCCTTAAGGCAGAGAAAATTGAATCAATTGACATAGTATTGAATAGTGGCAGGCCGAGTGAAGAAAAAACCATCTCAGGATCTGTTGTTTTTTCCGATAAACAATCTGATCTTGCAATACTTCGAATTGAATCAGAAAACATCCCTGAACCTTTGAGTATGATTGATAAAGTAGATCCAATTGAAACGATGACTGTATATGCGCTTGGATTTCCGTTTGGAAAACTTGTTGCCGGGAGCAACCGCAACCCTAGCATTACGATAAGCAAAGGGGCAGTAACAAGTTTGCGTGAAGACGACGATGGCAAGCTAGAGTTAATTCAGATTGATGCAGATATTAATCCTGGTTGTAGCGGAGGACCTGTAGTTGATGAAAAAGGAAGACTTATTGGGATTTCTAAAGCTGGAATCATTGGGACAAATGTCAATGTTATTGTACCTAAGTACAAACTTAATAAAATCGCACAGGGCAGCCTAACGAGAAATACCCTAAAAATTGTAAGTCATGACGAGCAAACAATTAGCTATTTGTTAACGGCAGAATTTCTAGATCCTTTTAAACAGATTAATAAATGCACATTATTATATTTCCCAGCAGATGAAGACGGGCTGAAACTTGCTAGAGAATGGGATGCAAGTAATCCTGGAAAAACCATCGAGAATCACAAATTTTGCAAGAGCTACGAAATAGAAATTGTCGAAGGAAAAGCAGCAGTAACTATCAAAACGCCACGCAGCACTGGCATTGTAAACAAAAGCTTTGTTGCAGTGAAATATTATGTTGATTCAAAACTATTTGTAAGCGAACCTGAACTGGTCATCAACAAACTTTCTGCTCAAGTTGGATCAATTCTCTTTACCCCTTCAAAACAAGAGTTCCGAACATCAATTTCAAAACTTTTGCCACTAAAACCTATCATTAGCAAGTCTTTATGCGATTTAAAAACCGAAGATCTTGCTACAGACGAAGATTCTCCTAGGGGTCCATACTCTAAAAGCTTTTACTATGAAGCATGTGCTGTATGGTCAACAGACTATCAACACTTTTTTGTCCTTAATCCATCAAAAGGGATTTTGTACAAACTAGATTTTCAAAGCTTATCAATAATAAAAGAATTATCATTTAACAGTATTTGTGCATGGTTATCAGTTTGCGATGACGGATTGCTCGTCACTGGAAGCGAAAAAAATGAAATTTATATTGTTGATCCTGTAAACCTTAAAACCACTCGTACTATCAAAATGCGAAAAGGCCATCGAGCTGTATCGCAGTATGGATTAAAGCATATTTACGTTGCACATATTACTAATATTGGCGAGTCCTCTCTTTATATTTACGAAATTAAAACTGGGCAACTGTTGAGGGTATTACACTCTCGAAGCATGCCAGCCGGTACAACTTTCGAAAATTTAGACATGTCTAAGAGTGGCGAATTTATTTATACATCAAATCGGTTTTTTATGTCGCAATATCCTGTAAGTGGTTCTATATTAGATTCTCCTATCAAATTAAAAACTACTACTAGTGGTGAACGTGGTTTTCAAATATCGTCGATAGGCAATTTTGTTACAGTCAGTTCGTCGGCAGACACTCGGCCTGGAGTCACGAAATCAACGTTGTTGTTAAGTGATGCAAGCTTTCCAGAACCAGTTGTAGTATTGCCAATGGATGCTCTTAATATCTCTTTACATGATGATAAGAAATTTTTTATCATGAACGCACGTATTATTACTGAAGCCAATTTGGGCGTGCGATTCGACTTCAATGGCAAGGCAATAGAGTCATATGGAATACAGAGCAAAATAGGCGTTACTCCAATTGTAGTCCAATATTTGATTCATCCTAAATCATCTCAAATAGTCTGCATTGCAGAACATCATGCTGCTCGACGTTGTGAAGTTGTAATCCACAAACTTGGTCAAACAAAGTAA
- a CDS encoding arylsulfatase yields MLRFFRQSIFFAICVSYSNSISLADNKPNIVIILADDLGNADLGYRGSKIKTPNIDALAKSGVRLESYYGLPVCTPARAALMTGRYPMRHGLQTLVIFPSHKYGLPVDEKTLPEALKEVNYSTYMVGKWHLGHADKKYWPNQRGFDHFYGNVVGEVDYFTKDRGGIIDWQRNGTFIKEEGYYTEQIGDEAVKLIEGHNKSKPMFLYFASLAPHAPYQAPKEDVDAYKDIFPNKEQREYAAMITGLDSQVGRIVSALEKKGMRDNTLILFTSDNGGATSALFATGARSPEEREASGGVELGSKPPASNAPYLGGKGGLHEGGVRLPAIVNWPGKLKPAVVNAPLHHVDVMPTILSIVKGKGDPTKPFDGKDATATIMEGKPSPHEDILINVEAFRGAIRKGKWKLVKIALLPGKTELFDLELDPGEKENVADQNPEVVKDLESRLLSYAKQQKQSEWMKAQIDFLGFQGDTLLDPGYNIDRGLPTETPSLPKN; encoded by the coding sequence ATGTTACGATTTTTCAGGCAATCTATCTTTTTTGCCATATGTGTGAGTTACTCGAACAGTATATCTCTCGCTGACAACAAACCAAACATTGTCATTATTCTGGCAGATGACCTCGGAAACGCCGACCTCGGTTACCGTGGCAGTAAGATCAAAACTCCAAATATTGATGCACTTGCTAAGAGCGGCGTTCGGTTAGAATCTTACTACGGTTTGCCTGTCTGCACACCTGCACGTGCAGCACTAATGACTGGCCGTTACCCAATGCGACACGGGTTACAGACGTTGGTCATTTTCCCAAGCCATAAATACGGCCTGCCTGTTGACGAGAAAACCCTTCCAGAAGCTCTCAAAGAGGTAAATTACAGCACATATATGGTCGGAAAATGGCACCTGGGCCATGCAGACAAAAAATACTGGCCGAACCAGCGAGGATTTGACCATTTTTATGGCAATGTGGTTGGTGAAGTAGATTACTTCACAAAAGACCGTGGCGGGATCATTGACTGGCAGCGTAACGGCACTTTCATCAAAGAAGAAGGCTACTATACCGAGCAGATTGGCGATGAGGCGGTCAAACTGATTGAAGGCCATAATAAATCAAAACCAATGTTTTTGTACTTTGCCTCACTTGCTCCACATGCTCCCTATCAAGCCCCGAAAGAAGATGTTGATGCATACAAAGATATATTCCCGAATAAAGAACAGCGTGAGTACGCCGCGATGATCACTGGGCTTGATTCACAGGTTGGTCGAATTGTTTCGGCATTGGAAAAGAAGGGGATGCGAGATAACACACTGATTCTGTTTACTTCTGATAATGGTGGGGCGACCAGTGCACTTTTTGCAACGGGTGCTCGTTCGCCGGAAGAACGGGAAGCCAGCGGGGGTGTTGAACTTGGATCCAAACCTCCTGCTTCAAACGCACCCTATCTGGGTGGCAAGGGTGGTTTGCACGAAGGTGGAGTCCGGTTGCCCGCAATCGTCAACTGGCCCGGAAAACTGAAACCGGCAGTGGTGAACGCACCTTTACACCATGTCGATGTCATGCCAACCATTCTGTCTATTGTCAAAGGTAAAGGTGACCCGACAAAACCTTTTGATGGCAAGGATGCTACTGCGACAATCATGGAAGGAAAACCATCGCCACATGAGGATATTCTCATTAATGTGGAGGCATTTCGTGGGGCAATCCGAAAAGGTAAGTGGAAACTCGTCAAAATAGCACTCCTGCCGGGTAAAACAGAACTATTCGATCTGGAATTGGATCCTGGCGAGAAGGAGAATGTTGCGGACCAGAACCCTGAAGTGGTAAAGGATCTTGAATCGCGGCTTCTCTCCTATGCCAAACAGCAGAAGCAGAGTGAGTGGATGAAAGCCCAGATCGATTTCCTGGGATTCCAAGGTGATACACTACTAGACCCGGGATACAATATCGACCGAGGCTTACCAACAGAGACTCCGTCTTTGCCAAAGAACTAA
- a CDS encoding (2Fe-2S)-binding protein, whose amino-acid sequence MSCPYDGDCSQCHDSTDELICRCLGVTHDEVVGAVVSLGIRTVREVRTATGAGDGCTCCHRKIAAVIEIYSASPDILCAR is encoded by the coding sequence ATGTCTTGTCCCTATGATGGAGACTGCAGCCAGTGCCACGACAGCACCGACGAGCTGATTTGTCGGTGCCTCGGGGTTACCCACGATGAAGTGGTGGGGGCTGTTGTTAGTTTAGGTATTCGCACAGTGCGGGAAGTTCGCACCGCTACGGGTGCTGGTGATGGCTGCACCTGCTGCCACCGAAAAATTGCTGCGGTAATCGAAATTTATTCCGCATCACCCGACATATTGTGTGCCAGGTAG
- the leuS gene encoding leucine--tRNA ligase codes for MPHYHPAIIEQKWQNYWQTNQTFRCPDPGEAELTVTGKLYVLDMFPYPSGAGLHVGHPEGYTATDILCRYHRMKGYHVLHPMGWDAFGLPAEQFAIKNNVHPRITTQNNVANFRRQIQSLGFSYDWQREVDTTDPNYVKWTQWIFLLLFDTWYDSDAKKGRPISELPIPPDVAAGGESAIAQYRDQHRLAYQAEIPVNWCPALGTVLANEEVIDGRSEVGGHPVERKPLRQWMLRITSYAERLLHDLEPLDWSESIKTMQRNWIGQSEGAEVDFRLQGENSDNQATIRVYTTRPDTLFGATYMVLAPEHPLVASITTDEQRNTVTEYQNAAASKSDFERTEMAKTKTGVFTGAYAINPANQEPVPIWIADYVLASYGTGAIMAVPGHDERDFEFAVQFGLPVVTVVEPTPEWLEQTGSTVGELKAAYTEGGKAIQSGFLNGLPTAEAKATMIKWLESRGLGQKKVNYKLRDWLFSRQRYWGEPFPILHEVDEQGQRTGKIVPLDVAELPLQLPELEDFKPTGSPEGPLMKAQDWIHVVRDGKRYVRETNTMPQWAGSCWYYLRYLDPHNDKEFCAADKVKYWLPVDLYVGGAEHAVLHLLYSRFWHKVLFDRGYVPTPEPFQRLVNQGMILGDTEHTGFQTALVEQVPDEERPGKTKEKITPLGEWISAKDVKFDGSVATHRKTQAKLAQIPLTDEQVEKKGEGFVLKGQPDLRIDARAFKMSKSRGNVVSPDTVVSEYGADSLRLYEMFMGPLEAIKPWNMRSVEGVYRFLARVWRLIVDERAETPILHPHVEESEPAEETARMLHRTIKKVSEDTAGMRFNTAIAAMMEFTNHLNGLPTQSKTVLEQLVLLLSPYAPHVAEELWQVLGHDTTLAYIPWPTWDEALLVESQMEMPVQINGK; via the coding sequence ATGCCGCACTACCATCCTGCGATTATTGAACAGAAATGGCAAAATTACTGGCAGACAAACCAGACTTTCCGCTGTCCCGACCCTGGGGAAGCGGAACTCACGGTCACTGGTAAGCTGTACGTGCTGGATATGTTCCCCTATCCCAGTGGGGCGGGGCTGCACGTGGGTCACCCGGAAGGGTACACCGCGACCGACATTCTGTGCCGCTACCACCGTATGAAAGGCTACCACGTGCTGCACCCAATGGGGTGGGATGCGTTCGGGCTGCCTGCAGAGCAGTTTGCAATCAAAAATAACGTCCACCCGCGAATTACCACGCAGAATAACGTGGCGAATTTTCGCAGGCAGATTCAGTCGCTCGGTTTCAGCTACGACTGGCAGCGGGAAGTCGATACCACCGATCCAAACTATGTGAAGTGGACCCAATGGATTTTCCTGCTGCTATTCGATACGTGGTATGATTCCGACGCCAAAAAAGGTCGCCCCATCAGCGAATTGCCGATCCCACCCGACGTGGCCGCAGGTGGGGAATCCGCCATTGCCCAGTATCGCGATCAGCACCGCCTGGCCTATCAGGCAGAAATCCCCGTCAACTGGTGCCCCGCCCTGGGAACGGTGCTGGCCAACGAAGAAGTAATTGATGGTCGTTCTGAAGTAGGTGGGCACCCCGTTGAGCGTAAACCCTTGCGGCAGTGGATGTTACGCATCACCAGCTACGCAGAACGCCTGCTGCACGACCTGGAACCACTCGACTGGTCGGAATCGATCAAAACAATGCAACGCAACTGGATCGGCCAGAGCGAAGGTGCGGAGGTTGATTTTCGCTTACAGGGGGAAAATTCTGACAATCAGGCGACAATCCGAGTGTATACCACCCGACCGGATACACTGTTTGGTGCCACTTATATGGTGCTGGCACCGGAACACCCACTGGTGGCCAGTATTACGACGGACGAACAACGTAACACTGTCACCGAATATCAGAACGCAGCGGCATCGAAGAGCGATTTCGAACGCACCGAAATGGCAAAAACTAAAACGGGTGTGTTCACAGGTGCGTACGCGATCAACCCTGCGAATCAGGAACCGGTCCCGATCTGGATTGCCGATTACGTGCTGGCCAGTTACGGCACCGGTGCCATTATGGCGGTACCCGGCCACGATGAACGGGATTTTGAATTCGCCGTACAATTTGGCCTGCCCGTGGTGACGGTTGTCGAACCCACGCCAGAGTGGCTGGAACAAACCGGCAGCACCGTGGGAGAATTGAAGGCTGCCTACACGGAAGGTGGGAAGGCGATTCAATCGGGCTTTTTGAATGGATTGCCCACTGCTGAAGCGAAAGCCACGATGATCAAGTGGCTGGAATCGCGTGGGCTGGGGCAGAAAAAGGTCAATTACAAGTTGCGCGACTGGTTATTCAGTCGGCAGCGGTACTGGGGCGAACCGTTCCCCATCCTGCATGAGGTGGATGAACAGGGGCAACGAACAGGCAAAATTGTGCCACTGGATGTGGCAGAGTTGCCGCTGCAACTGCCGGAACTGGAAGACTTTAAGCCCACTGGCAGCCCGGAAGGCCCGCTGATGAAGGCCCAGGACTGGATCCACGTGGTGCGGGACGGCAAACGCTACGTTCGCGAAACGAACACCATGCCACAGTGGGCGGGATCGTGCTGGTATTATCTTCGCTATTTAGATCCCCACAACGATAAGGAATTCTGTGCCGCAGATAAGGTGAAATACTGGTTGCCCGTTGATCTGTATGTCGGTGGGGCAGAACATGCCGTGCTGCACCTGCTGTATTCCCGTTTCTGGCATAAGGTGCTGTTCGATCGGGGTTATGTTCCGACGCCGGAACCATTTCAGAGACTGGTAAACCAGGGGATGATTCTGGGCGATACCGAACACACCGGCTTTCAGACCGCATTGGTAGAACAGGTGCCAGACGAAGAGCGACCAGGCAAAACCAAAGAAAAAATCACCCCACTGGGGGAGTGGATTTCTGCCAAAGATGTAAAATTCGATGGTTCGGTGGCAACGCACCGCAAAACTCAGGCAAAACTGGCCCAGATTCCCCTGACGGATGAACAGGTGGAGAAAAAAGGCGAGGGATTTGTCCTGAAAGGCCAGCCCGACCTGCGGATTGACGCACGTGCCTTCAAAATGTCGAAATCGCGTGGCAACGTGGTCTCGCCCGATACCGTGGTTTCCGAATATGGGGCCGATTCATTAAGACTGTATGAAATGTTCATGGGCCCGCTGGAAGCAATCAAGCCCTGGAACATGCGAAGTGTGGAAGGGGTCTATCGTTTTCTGGCACGTGTCTGGCGGTTGATTGTCGATGAACGTGCAGAAACACCTATTCTACACCCTCACGTGGAAGAGAGCGAACCTGCGGAAGAAACCGCACGCATGTTGCACCGCACCATTAAAAAGGTGAGCGAAGACACCGCCGGCATGAGATTTAATACCGCGATTGCCGCGATGATGGAGTTCACCAACCACCTGAATGGACTGCCCACCCAATCGAAAACGGTGCTGGAACAGTTGGTGCTGTTGCTTTCGCCTTACGCACCCCACGTGGCAGAGGAATTGTGGCAGGTACTTGGGCACGATACCACGCTGGCATACATCCCATGGCCCACGTGGGATGAGGCACTGCTGGTGGAATCTCAGATGGAAATGCCCGTTCAGATCAATGGCAAG